The DNA window ataatttatttcaatatatctaaaaaaatatttttataaaaaaattataataaatatgagattaAATGACTTCACacactattaaaaaaatggaacaaatgaaaaaacaatattgatactataaaatttatgtaatggttcagtattattttttaatagatatttcacatatattttaattaatattttgacttttgatGGATAATAAACTGTTTCCAAAATTTATGAGAGAATAAAGTAAAAGCTGAAATAATTATgatcaaaagagaaaaaacacaaacatatttttgctaaaatattgtttttgcctatttaaaataaagttataatttacattaagcaaatgaaaaattaaattaaattaatagaacaaaaaaactaaaatttataataaaatgaccatatttgtaataatttatttcatttgtatctaaaaaaaatgtttctataaaaaaaattataataaatatgagaataaatgACTCCAcgcaatattaaaaaaatggaataaatgaaagaaaaatattaaaaaaaattcaaacatatatatttaatatatactgTGTTGCCTAACAATTATGatactataaaattaatgtcaaaatacaatataatgttaaaatttatgtaataaaattcaaatgattattaattttttataattcacgtgtaaagatataaatacaaaaatggaatgttaaatttttatataacaaaatttagttaagataaaattttatgtttattgtatttgataaaatatttttcaactattGAATATAGCAgtcattaatatattatataatatgattcaatttattttttataaatttttttttaattttatgtcttAATTATTTCGCTTTATATTTGTCCGTTTGCATCGCACGAAAATTCTgctattagttaataaatataatgacaCAAAAAATTTGGAGCTAAAAGTAAAACATTCTATTTTTCGGGTCTAACAAATGGTCAGAATTACCAAGCCCCACATACTTTTAATTATGAATCCATCAtttttacacaaaaaaaaaaatcaattcaatttGTATTGACTTCTAGTGGAACTTGATAATTCGAAATATCATTCTCTTACATTAAACTCTATTTGTGGATCTAAATtctagaaagaaataaaattttgtaaagcAAACCCCCAACCATCATTTATTcacaaaactaattaataaatttattcgtGGGATCAAACcaaccaaaaataaatcatcatgggaatgagaaaattataatatacttcCGATTCTGATGCGATCGACAAGCTTTCTCTATTGTTCTTTTTTTTGAGTTCGGTATTAAAAGGCCTCTAGATGAAAGGCAAACTCTAAaactctttattaaaaaaataaaatagatttttagATCCGACATTAATATCTTTTTACTGCAAAGAATGAGACGAATACGAACTCGATAAATGGTCACTAATACGATTAGAAGATAGAGTAAAGATGGCCCACAAAATATTGagtattatttggattaaaaaattcaagataATAAATCGGATCCAACTAAATAGAGTAAATAGAGTGTTgcactaaataaaatataaaaacgaGTAGTGAAAAAAGAAATAAGACACACTTAGATACTAACAAAAACTAGTAAATAAACATGAATAAGATGAGTTTTCAacttgagtttatttttaaaaaagaaagaggaggttaaacatatatttttaatggtcccaatacattttttaaatattttttatgttacaTTAAGgcagggaaatttgatgaaatggccccataacaggggaaattccagaAAAGGCCCGCGCCTactaatgttggcaaaaagggtccttttgccctgcgaaatgtcagaaataccccTCGCACGCCAGATTTTACGCTCAATGACGCGAATTGTCattcacgcgatttaatctaaatcgcgtgatttcattaacgcgttttagatgaaacgcgtgaatgtcAATTCGCGTTTTTCAATTAACGTGAATTTCCAtccacgcgttttagatgaaacgcgtgaatgtcAATTCGCGTTTTTCAATTAACGTGAATTTCcatccacgcgtttcatctaaatcgcgttgatcaactcacgcgatttagattaaatcacGTGAATGACAattcgcgtctttagtcttatatataactttttggccctaatttaaaacaaaacctccccgattgattctccctcccaccccGACTACCGACTTTCCATTCCGGCTTCCTTcaacatcgatcaagatcatcgttcatCAACATCATCGGGATTCCTCCAACATCATCGGGATCCctccaacatcatcgttcttcaacatcatcaggtcagtttagggcttaaggtttaggtttaggtttcgatttatattataccgtttatattaatggatatggatgtatttaggtttagggtttggttttgatgtatattatgccgtttcctatatatattgatgtatttaagtttagggttaggtttcgatgtatattctgccatttatattcatGAATATTTGTGTATTTAGAgtttaaggtttggttttgatgtatattataccgtttcctatatatattgatgtatttaggtttagggttaggtttcgatgtatattctgccatttatattcatGAATTTTGGTGTATTTAGAGTTTAAGGTTTGACattctatttataatacaaGTGGTTTGATTTGggaatattgatttatttattttaaatgaattttcttttacatgtattatataaataaattattttaattttctaaaatttaaaaatatttaaaaacaatataagttttttaataatttaaatgatgaacttaaaaataatcattgatAAGTAATAATTTGAAGTAACTATATATCAAAAAAAGGTCTAAACATAAcaatcaaattttgaatttcggGCCCTCACGTTTCTCCCTCCACTACTTTCCTGAAAAGACCATTAGACCCTTTTACCCATAAGGTCTCAAAACCCTAAATCCTCATTTTTCTCTAGATATTAAATTATACATCATCACTATATTCTCAGCCACATAAAAACCAAAACCCTAAAAATCTCTAACCTTACATCTCCCATCTCGGCGTCTCCTTTCATATTTCTCAAATATCTACCTCAGAAATCAGAATCCAAGCTAGACCCACTAATCCATGGCGAAAAAGAAATCGACCCATCTCGACAAACCGCCCAAGGAGGACCCAGGCGAGCATAACACTCCCCAACCAGCCGCCATGAAAGAAGAAAATGGGGCCGCTTCAGAGAAACTCGACAACCTTAAATCCCTTAACACAGTCCTCCTTAACGAAACAGTTCAACGTCGTCAACAGGTAACCTCTCTCCTCAAATCCAAAGCTTCTCTGGAATCGGACCTCACTCGCGCTCAAATGGACAACACCGCCCTTCAGGCTGAGTTGGCTGGTTTGCACGACAGCGTTGCTCAAATGGATTTggaaaacaacgtcgtttctcTCTTCGTTGGGACTCAGGCCAGTCTGCAGGCGGAGGCGATTGGGAAGGAGAAGGTGGAAACCGATGAGAAGATTCGTAATGCTGTGATGGAGTTGGAGAAGGCGTTAAAAGAGAAAGCGGCGACTGAGGAagtgagaagagagaaagaggtTCGTATTGAGTCATTGGAGAAGCAAATGAACCGTCTTTCTGAGGAGATTGATAATGAAAGGCTGGAACTGAAAAGGGTTTTTGCAGAAAGGGACGCCATGATTGCTGAGCTTGATGTTCAGATTGAGGAGACAAATGGGCTGAAGGTCAAGCTAGCAGAAGCGGAAATTTTTGGGAAAGAGACCTTAGAAGGCTTTGAGAAGCTTAATGTGAAGATCAATGGTCTAgtgaaagaaagagaagataGAGAAAGAACAATGGAGTCAATTATGAAGCAGAAAACCGATGTTGATAGAGCCTTGCAGACTTCTAATCTAGAAGTGGAACAATTAAAGATCCAGGCTGAGGAAATCATGAGATTGAAGGAAAAGACAGAGGAGGATAGAAATGGGGAATTGAAGGAGAAAAATGAGTTGCAGAAACTTGTGGATCAGCTGAATCTTGACTTGCTGAATCTGAAGGAGAAGGAGAATCAGCTGCATGGCGAAATCGATGGTCTGGAAAGATTGCGCATTGAAGCAACAGAGAAGGAAAAGGAAATGACTTCCTCTATTGAAGTACTGATGAAGGAGCAAAGTGAGAAAGAAAGTAGAATCCAGATTCTAAGTGAGGAAAATGGTATTATAAAGAAGGATCTCGATGATGCCATGAAAGAAATAGACAATAAGATGAAGGATTTGGAGGAACTCATGAACTGCAAAATCAAGATCGATGAGGAGAAAgctgagaaagagaaagaagttATTGAGTTACAGAGAGAACTAATTGAAACAAGAATCGCCATGTCTAAAATGGAAGAAACACTCAAAGCTGAATTAGACAACAACAAGCAGTTTCAGTCAGAAGTTAAGCAAGGCAAAGAAGTTATCAATCAGATTACCAACGAAAGAGATGAAGCAAGAAAAGGATTGAATGATAAGAAGGAGCAATGCAATAACTTGCTGTCCAAAATTGCCTCCATGGAGAAAGAAATCGAAGAAACCCAAAAACTGATGGACAAGATGGCAGACGAAAAGAACAATTTGTTGGGAGAAAGAGATGATGCAAGAAAAGGGTTGAATGATGAAAAGGAGGAAGGCCATAacttgattttgaaaatatctGCCATGGAGAAAGAAATCGAAGAAACCCAGAAACTGATAGAGAAGATGACTGACGAAAAGAACAATCTGTTGGGGGAAAGAGATGATGCAAGAAAAGGGTTGAATGATGAAAAGGAGGAAGGCCATAacttgattttgaaaatatccTCCATGgagaaagaaattgaagaaaccCAGAAACTGATAGAGAAGATGACAGACGAAAATAACAATCTGTTGGGGGAAAGAGATGATGCAAGAAAATTGTTGAATAATGAAAAGGAGCAAGGCCATAACTTGATGTTGAAAATATCCGCCATGGAGAAAGAAATCGAAGAAACCCAGAAACTGATTGAGAAGATGATAAGAGAAAAGAGCAATCTAGTGGAAGAAAGAGATGATGCAAGAAAATGGTTGAATGATGAAAAGGAGCACGGCCATAACTTGATGTTGAAAATATCCGCCATGGAGAAAGCAATCGAAGAAACCAAGAAACTGATTGAGAAGATGACAAGCGAAAAGTGCAATCTAGTGGAAGAAAGAGGAAAACTAGAAGCCCATTGTGaaatattaaagaaagaaatcgaTTCGTTGCAGATCTCCCTAAAGAAAGCGAAGGAACAAAACGATTCAATGAAAGCAGAAATAGAATCAGTTAGTGCTGATTCAAAGAAGGCGGTGGTGTTGCTGAGGAACACCCGAGCACTATTTGACTGCAACCCGAAGAAGGATGAGAGAAATGGAATTGAAGAAGTAGAAGATGGAGCGTATGAGGTTGAGTTGGAGACAATCAAGAATGCGTTCAAGAACAAAGAGGAGAAAGTGGAAGACATGAAAAGGGAGTTGGTTCTTTTGCAGAATTCAATGGAGGATGCAAACAAGAAGAAAAGTTTCTGGGCATTGGTTTCATCTGCAACCACTATCTGTTGTGCTGCAATTTCTCTTGCATATGTTGCAAAAGGCCATTGAAGACTGAGAAAGAAGGTTCTCTTCTTgttttcatcttttattttttattttgtttttgcttaAACTGGAAGATTGACAATACAATGCTCTTATCTTTTGAAGTTAAGTCATAACTCATATTTCATGATTCTCCAACAATAATTTCCTTTGATATATGTTGTTTGTTAGTAGTTCATTTGAAAATTCTTTTGTTTCGTAATCTGAATGTCTGAATCTGGCTAATGTCTACCTATAAGGTGCAACTAAATCATGTTGCCAATGATGAAGTTGTTTGGTCTAAGGTTTTTATTTTAGCCATACTCTAGTTGCAAGAGCTATTATATggttatcttcttcttttttagcTGTGTCTGAATTTGAACTTGAATAAGTTTTCTAACCAAAACTGATTTGAATCAATATATGAATTGGACATTTGAAATAAAAGTGTTTTAGCTTTGTGTTGTATTAAACCGAAAGAGATTGATTCTCGAAATTCAATTGATGAGAATTTTTTTAGCACAGAAAATGTAAGCAATCTAACTGGATTACATCTGTATTTCCCTTTCAGTTCTTAGTGTTAATTTGGgtagttttattttgattgaactttatttttaaactttgtaataTGTacttaatcaattataaaattgCCTTGTTCAACAATAAAaggaaaaatcatcaatcattTGATGTCAACAATCATCTAtacctttatttattattttttgctaCCTTATTAACTCCAAAATAAAATCCACTGAATTTAGATTAGATTTGTGAATAAAAGTTTTACAGGATCCTAAAATATCATTGTTACAATCAAAATccttaatttgtttaaaatgttgaacttttGACTTGATATATAGTACTCACATTTTTGgataaaatagaattttaaattttttaaaacaaatttttatctttttaaaaagaaaattttaaaacaaatttgtgCTTAATCCCAACCTAAATTTTCTGAAAACTTGGATGGAAAAACTGAGTGTGAGGTATGTGTTTATTTCTATAAGTTTGGTcatattaatttacaatttcAATTCAAAGTTGAAACTGTATTTAAATGGGCCAGAAGCAAATGTGGACTGTAGGGTTCTAGGGGGGTTTTATATGTTGCTAAAAAGTTGTCAAATTACTTTTCTCATGATTGGACTTTACAACTTTTTGTTGTAAAAATTATATTCCcctattattaaaacaaattaaatatggTTAGAAATCAGGTTATACCTTGTCATGTATgcaagtatatatattaaaaattaatttaatgtaacagtttttaataattatagatCCGACATATTTGACCctttaaatgtatataaaccTTGTGGTGTTTAGAAATTGATTCATTTTCAAATGCCTTTTTCTTGCTCTTTagtaaatttttgtttttcaaataaagttcACTACATTCTCAAATTACAAAGCAAACGGCCCAAACAAGTTGCCCAAAAACTCAATGATGCCTAACCGCATAAACGCGGTTCACACATGTAAACAATCCTCAGATGACAATATCGACTCAACAACCGAATGGGATTTAGGGTTTCAATTTCTTGTAAGTGTGTTTGCCATGAGAAGGTGAAAAGGCCTCAACCGAGTGTTTTTAATCCAACAGTTATGGTTGGCCCAAACCCTTTATAACACAACTTGTTTATTCCATAAGTTATTTATTTCATATCTTATTAATGAAAAGTTGAGGATAAATTACCTTTGGGATGTACTTTAGAAAATCATTCCTTTCATATTACATGTAatttaatcaatcaatcatcattaattaaattcacATGCATACCTTgtgtttatcaatttttataatttttgtaaattaaaaagtttgtattaataatgaaaagaaTTTACAAGATTTTAATAGGATGCTCTAAATATGTCcacttcaaattttaaaaagtaaaaatgttaataaaaaatgtcatgataatttcattaaaaaaaaatcacatattaCTGACCACAACTGCAAAATTaacttacaaatatttatttcatatatagaAATTATGGCGACAAATGAGTAAGTCAAGCTCGAACCAGCTTAAGCTCGAGCTTGACtcgattaattatttattagcttgactcgagctcgaacgagtttataaatttaagctcGGACTCGACTATTTATCTACAAGCTCACCTCGACTCGaaaacttgaactaaaattaaattttcaagtttaaattcaaactaaaatttattttcaaaatgaaaatatcaaactttcatactcattcaacattaaaaacataatattttaaaataaaaaaaatcaaataaagcaaatcaatatttaatcatcaataataaatGACATAATATATCGATCTAACAAAGCCTAAGTAGACATTTTAAGTGGAGTATAATGAGATAAACTAATTGATAATTGACAAAAACATGActattaacataattattaaacaCCTATAAGTCCTCTAAGTCCTCTTACTACGAATACGTCTCGCAAGTTGAATATCTGTAGGCATAATAGTCACCCGTTTGGCATGGATGGCGTGGAGATTAGTGTCTTCAAATAGACTAACTAAATAAGCCTCAACTGCCTCCTAGAGAGCAAATATGGCGGAGCTCTAAAATCTCAAATCTGTATTGAAATCTTGTGCAATCTTACGAACAAATCTTTGGAATGAAAGTTTATGGATCAAAAGTTTCATACTCTTTTGGTACTTACAGATCTCTCTCAAAATAAATGTTCCTGAAGAAACTTGTGAGGCTTCTTCACACCTCTAGTAGCTAGCAATGATTTTATAGCCGCCTTCATCGCAAGTTACTTCCTCGACTCTTTGTCTCTAGTCGATTTCTTAGCGAGGTCTATTTTGTGTACGTCATTTGAATAAATGAGTGATAATATGgataaatgaaaaaaacttTGTGAATGAGTgagaaaaattgaataaatgagagataatatgaaaaaaaataaagaactcTTGTGAATAAGTAAGAAAAATAGTGAATATGAAAAGTCATGTAAGATATAATAATGCATTAgagaattatgtttttatttttaacttttaggCCATAAGATATAATAATGTGAATTGTGGGTCTATCATATGGACTttgaaaagagagaagaaaaaatatttgttttagatattatgttttaatattaaattaaataattatatattattagctcaaaaaagctcgacaagccatcaagccagtattatatgagctcgaactcgactcaaatattaaacaagtCGACTCGAACttggtcaaagtcaagctcaagtcgagctttaACCGAGCGGCTTACGAGCAGCTCCCGAgcacttgactcatttgcagccctaatagAAATATTTcgattaataaataaagtaaaaaaagtaAAGCATTGTTCTTTAGGTTATTTCATTAACCATAactaaaaatcattattttactCCCATTTTTCTCAAGAAATTTGACCAAATAACCTTAAAAAGGTTCTTAAATGCGTTGGTGACCAACGCATAAATTTAATTGCGCAAATGACCACTTCAAAATATTCTGACGAAATTATTtcgtcgcgtaacgcgaagggcaGAATCGTCTCGCGAATGAAAAGTCTGCGAAAAGTCCAGAATGATTGTGaccttcgcgtgacgatcgtgcCTTTCGCGTTACGCGGCGGGGGTAATTTTACAGGGTTTTTTTTCGCGTAACGATCATttccttcgcgttacgcgactAGAATAATTtggttataatattttgaagtggTCATTTGCGCAATTTAATTTGAGCAACGCATTTAAGGCTATTTTTAGgatcattttgtcaaattttccGTTTCCTCTATTattcacttaattcattaacaaaaatattaaaataatttctattttaaattattatcttttattttattattattattattattattatttattaatacttttaaatatgTCTATAAAAAACGAAATTAAAAAGGAAGGTCTAAGAAGGCCCAACTTTTTAATAGTTGTGTGATGACTGATGAAGTGATgagtaataaataaatgaaaacagTAGTGGGCCAGTTGCAGAaagtaaaaatgtattttactctttaatagaaaaatataaaaagaggccatttttattcaatccaaaatcctcaaatttgaACTTGGTTTTGatgaaaaatgattaataatttattatattttaaatatcaaattttaagaatattataatttttgtaattagaACACtaagatttatatatttctttgttataataataacttttaaattttatttttatttatttatgtaaaataatataaatatttaaattattatactaattatatataaatagtatctactaaaatagtttaagtgataatttaaataaaagtgaaaattatAACAGTAAAatgttacatttttttaaattaaagataatattatataaataattattgtacATCAAAGACTCCCCCACCTTAATTTGTCTCATTTAATAATGAATCAATAACATCATTATCATAtgtactatatttttttaacactaTTTAAAATTCACTccaaaatcttaaaataacaAATGGGTAGTATACATtacgattatatatatatatattagtcaatcaaaacataaattctaaattattgttacaaacattaatatatatattaaaaatgacttatttttttaaataaataaaattaagatttttgggacatttatataaattccattattcaaaaatatataatgtacttattttataatttatatgatgaaaattgataaaagaaaaatccAAAAGCAAATTGAATGTGATTCCAAAAAGGTGAGTTTTTGTACTGTCGTACCAGATGTACTTTGTGGTCCCTCAATTTTTAACCATCCGATGTTCTAATCCCCAAATTCTATTAGGTGTTTGCCACGTATGACGTGTACATACATACttatcttcaaaaaaaaataaaaaattgttccATTTTTTATAAGATAGAAAATTCAATGaagagcatatatatatataagttcaaatttattatctaatcaaacatattaatctcaattattattaaCTCGCTTAGTTTAATAAGAGTTTTCAAGAGTTTAAATTTTCGAATATAGTTATCATCAAGagttgattaaaatattaatttcttaaccaaacaaaaaaaaatcaattattatttataaataatttcacttTTACAATCAAATGACAGAGACATGAAAATgctatttgatattttaatagcTTAAACTAATaactaaaaattttaaaaatacaataccttaaaatttaattttaagtatttgaaacatacaacaaaataaataacatttgtCTCATTAAACCTATCAACCCGGAAAGAAGTTCATAActtgtattataaaaaaaaaaaaaaaaatttaatttgaatagttctgatattattttgtatattaaataatCTCTTTAAATTTGTTTccatttaatgtattaattaataataatacatagaAAAgactaaaaatttaaattagaacaAAATTGCAAATATTtagttttagatgaaaatgaatAATTCAATTGAATGTG is part of the Impatiens glandulifera chromosome 1, dImpGla2.1, whole genome shotgun sequence genome and encodes:
- the LOC124919608 gene encoding intracellular protein transport protein USO1 translates to MAKKKSTHLDKPPKEDPGEHNTPQPAAMKEENGAASEKLDNLKSLNTVLLNETVQRRQQVTSLLKSKASLESDLTRAQMDNTALQAELAGLHDSVAQMDLENNVVSLFVGTQASLQAEAIGKEKVETDEKIRNAVMELEKALKEKAATEEVRREKEVRIESLEKQMNRLSEEIDNERLELKRVFAERDAMIAELDVQIEETNGLKVKLAEAEIFGKETLEGFEKLNVKINGLVKEREDRERTMESIMKQKTDVDRALQTSNLEVEQLKIQAEEIMRLKEKTEEDRNGELKEKNELQKLVDQLNLDLLNLKEKENQLHGEIDGLERLRIEATEKEKEMTSSIEVLMKEQSEKESRIQILSEENGIIKKDLDDAMKEIDNKMKDLEELMNCKIKIDEEKAEKEKEVIELQRELIETRIAMSKMEETLKAELDNNKQFQSEVKQGKEVINQITNERDEARKGLNDKKEQCNNLLSKIASMEKEIEETQKLMDKMADEKNNLLGERDDARKGLNDEKEEGHNLILKISAMEKEIEETQKLIEKMTDEKNNLLGERDDARKGLNDEKEEGHNLILKISSMEKEIEETQKLIEKMTDENNNLLGERDDARKLLNNEKEQGHNLMLKISAMEKEIEETQKLIEKMIREKSNLVEERDDARKWLNDEKEHGHNLMLKISAMEKAIEETKKLIEKMTSEKCNLVEERGKLEAHCEILKKEIDSLQISLKKAKEQNDSMKAEIESVSADSKKAVVLLRNTRALFDCNPKKDERNGIEEVEDGAYEVELETIKNAFKNKEEKVEDMKRELVLLQNSMEDANKKKSFWALVSSATTICCAAISLAYVAKGH